A single genomic interval of Prunus dulcis chromosome 5, ALMONDv2, whole genome shotgun sequence harbors:
- the LOC117626951 gene encoding plant intracellular Ras-group-related LRR protein 5-like, with protein sequence MGVKRKQEDPPPSSASVETVEEIMKIYKSLPPRPSIEEVEAAQSVLKTVNSEEEKKLEEISKQEKPENVPEELFSVLQEVKKTMVLFQSQDQRKEAVHVVEMEGLFQTFDDLIQTASGLVSGDTQVQKHVNLEDPVEKIGRETVISDESLTMKKEDKESERDGFKGVVRSASTLSSGAVDSEKMSLMKVAAVIENTAKSGAVVLDLKGKLEDKVEWLPVSLGKLSEVTELDLSENRIMALPPTMGGLKALTKLDIHSNQLINLPESFGELSNLTDLDLHANLLKSLPASFGNLINLITLDLSLNQFTRLPDVIGKLASLKILNAETNELEELPYTIGSCTSLVELHLDFNQLRALPEAIGKLESLEVLTLHYNRIKGLPTTVGNLNNLKELDVSFNEIESIPENLCFAVSLKILILANNFADLRALPRSIGNLEMLEELDISDDQIRTLPHSFRLLSKLRVFRADETPLEVPPKEVIKMGAQAVVQYMADYVAKRENATFQPLKKKKKKGLWFWFCSKLCSIGRNSTKNKPVLV encoded by the exons ATGGGTGTGAAGCGCAAGCAAGAAGACCCTCCACCATCCTCTGCCAGTGTAGAAACAGTAGaagaaataatgaaaatcTACAAGTCCCTGCCGCCAAGACCCTCCATTGAAGAGGTTGAAGCAGCCCAGTCTGTGCTCAAAACAGTCAACAGTGAGGAGGAAAAGAAGCTTGAGGAAATATCAAAGCAAGAGAAGCCCGAAAATGTCCCTGAAGAGCTCTTCTCTGTGTTGCAGGAGGTGAAGAAAACTATGGTTTTGTTTCAGAGCCAGGACCAGAGGAAAGAGGCTGTTCATGTGGTTGAGATGGAGGGTTTGTTCCAGACCTTTGATGATCTTATCCAGACAGCTTCTGGGTTGGTTTCTGGTGATACTCAGGTTCAGAAACATGTTAATTTAGAGGACCCAGTTGAGAAAATTGGGAGAGAAACTGTGATCAGTGATGAAAGTTTGACGATGAAGAAGGAAGATAAGGAATCAGAGAGAGATGGGTTTAAGGGTGTGGTGAGAAGTGCTTCCACTTTGTCTTCAG GTGCAGTGGACTCTGAGAAAATGAGTCTAATGAAGGTGGCAGCTGTCATTGAAAACACTGCTAAAAGTGGTGCAGTAGTTCTTGATCTTAAAGGGAAGTTGGAAGATAAAGTGGAGTGGCTTCCTGTATCGCTTGGGAAATTATCAGAAGTCACTGAACTGGACCTCTCTGAAAACCGGATCATGGCCCTTCCGCCCACGATGGGTGGCCTTAAAGCCTTAACAAAGCTTGACATTCACTCAAACCAGCTTATAAACCTTCCAGAGTCGTTTGGTGAGTTGAGCAATCTCACTGATCTTGATCTCCATGCAAACCTGTTGAAGTCTCTGCCAGCTTCATTTGGGAACTTGATTAACCTCATTACCCTTGATTTGAGTTTAAATCAGTTCACACGTTTGCCTGATGTAATTGGGAAATTGGCCAGTTTGAAGATATTGAATGCTGAAACAAATGAGCTTGAGGAATTGCCTTACACGATTGGATCCTGCACATCACTTGTGGAGCTACATTTGGATTTCAATCAGCTAAGAGCTCTGCCAGAGGCAATTGGAAAGCTGGAAAGCTTAGAGGTTCTTACACTTCACTACAACAGAATTAAAGGGTTGCCAACAACTGTTGGGAATCTTAACAATCTGAAGGAGCTTGATGTCAGCTTCAACGAAATAGAATCCATACCTGAAAACTTGTGCTTTGCAGTGAGCTTAAAAATCCTGATTCTGGCAAACAATTTTGCAGACTTAAGAGCCTTGCCACGATCAATTGGAAATCTTGAGATGCTTGAAGAGTTGGATATCAGTGATGATCAGATTAGAACTTTACCACACTCCTTCAGACTTTTGTCAAAACTGAGAGTTTTTCGTGCCGACGAGACACCTTTGGAAGTTCCACCAAAAGAAGTTATAAAAATGGGTGCCCAG GCAGTTGTACAGTACATGGCAGATTATGTTGCCAAGAGAGAGAATGCTACATTTCAaccattgaagaagaagaagaagaagggacTTTGGTTCTGGTTTTGCTCAAAACTTTGCTCCATTGGTAGAAATTCAACCAAGAACAAACCTGTACTAGTTTGA
- the LOC117627757 gene encoding NAC domain-containing protein 71: MGGASLPPGFRFHPTDEELVGYYLKRKVEGLEFELEVIPVIDLYKFDPWELPEKSFLPRCDMEWFFFCARDRKYPNGSRTNRATKAGYWKATGKDRKVVCQSTVTGYRKTLVFYRGRAPLGDRTDWIMHEYRFSDDLAQGPSGHQGVFALCRVIKKNENAQKTNDSHGEPKAKRVGSASNSGEDLSSTRISNEPLNISDDLSSRASYQHNESHYSSHVTSPYEVNPMAEFEPTSRETNPADFWVSPDFILDSSKDYPQLQEAMPNYFPQYKSAMASWQSYENTESPYSSYSNFTGDVTMANNANQVADMSPFSGHTGYMGYYGNEEMQFEGFDQPSSLRNPTSF; this comes from the exons ATGGGTGGAGCATCACTACCACCAGGTTTTAGGTTCCACCCAACTGATGAGGAACTAGTGGGATATTATCTTAAAAGAAAAGTGGAAGGTCTTGAATTTGAGCTGGAGGTTATCCCTGTGATCGATTTGTACAAATTTGATCCCTGGGAGTTACCAG aaaaatCATTCCTTCCTAGATGTGACATGGAATGGTTCTTCTTCTGTGCACGTGATCGAAAGTATCCAAATGGCTCAAGAACAAACAGAGCTACTAAAGCTGGCTACTGGAAGGCCACTGGAAAAGACCGGAAGGTTGTCTGTCAATCCACTGTCACTGGGTACCGCAAGACCCTTGTTTTCTATCGTGGACGTGCTCCTTTAGGAGATAGAACAGATTGGATCATGCATGAATACCGTTTCAGTGATGATCTTGCTCAGGGGCCATCAGGTCATCAG GGAGTTTTTGCTTTGTGCCGTGTTATTAAAAAGAATGAGAATGCACAGAAGACAAATGATTCCCATGGAGAGCCCAAGGCCAAGAGGGTTGGAAGTGCTTCGAACAGTGGGGAGGATTTGAGCTCAACAAGAATCTCAAACGAGCCCTTGAACATCTCTGATGATTTATCCTCTCGAGCGAGTTACCAGCATAACGAGAGTCATTATTCAAGCCATGTTACTTCTCCATATGAAGTTAATCCAATGGCAGAGTTTGAGCCAACTTCAAGAGAGACCAACCCTGCAGACTTCTGGGTCTCGCCTGATTTTATTCTTGATTCTTCGAAG GACTACCCGCAGTTACAAGAAGCTATGCCTAATTACTTTCCACAGTACAAAAGTGCAATGGCATCATGGCAGTCATATGAAAACACGGAATCACCTTATTCCTCATACTCAAATTTCACAGGGGACGTAACAATGGCCAATAATGCGAATCAAGTAGCCGACATGTCACCTTTCTCTGGACACACAGGCTACATGGGCTATTATGGGAATGAGGAAATGCAATTTGAAGGTTTTGACCAGCCTAGTTCACTGAGAAATCCAACATCcttctga
- the LOC117626882 gene encoding eyes absent homolog — protein MGESTSVTNGFSQSRMDQKINVYIWDMDETLILLKSLLNGTYAEAFNGLKNIQEGVEIGKMWEKHILALCDDHFFYEQIENYNKPSLDALSQYDDGRNLSDYDFNQDGFGPPYDDSNNRKLAYRHRFIAHRYKQGLHSFLNQEMIKDLDELYDMTDKYTDRWLSSARIFLEECSAGHKKTSLVAADGINESSASKYQHINLLVTSGSLIPSLVKCLLFRLNSMITDENVYSSWEVGKLHCFQQIKVRFNHPNVRFCVIGDGWEECEAAQAMRWPLVKIDMRPGGSHRFPGLTFRTLGFYFSVVYGSSDAEDEE, from the exons ATGGGTGAAAGTACTAGTGTGACAAATGGGTTTTCTCAAAGCAGGATGGATCAGAAAATAAATGTCTATATATGGGACATGGATGAAACTCTTATACTGCTCAAGTCTTTGTTGAATGGAACGTATGCGGAGGCTTTCAATGGTTTGAAGAATATCCAAGAGGGTGTTGAAATCGGAAAGATGTGGGAGAAGCACATTCTTGCTTTGTGTGACGATCATTTCTTTTATGAACAA ATTGAGAACTACAATAAACCCTCTCTTGATGCCTTGAGCCAGTATGATGATGGGCGGAATCTTTCTGATTATGATTTCAACCAAGATGGGTTTGGTCCTCCATATGATGATTCCAACAATAGAAAACTGGCGTATAGGCACAGATTCATAGCCCATAGATACAAACAG GGTTTGCACAGTTTCCTAAATCAAGAGATGATAAAAGACTTGGATGAGTTGTATGATATGACTGATAAATATACAGACAGATGGCTTTCCTCAG CGCGCATCTTCTTGGAAGAGTGTTCTGCTGGGCACAAAAAGACATCTCTTGTGGCTGCTGATGGGATCAATGAATCTTCTGCTTCGAAGTATCAGCATATTAATCTTTTAGTGACATCTGGATCATTGATTCCCAGTCTTGTAAAATGCTTGCTCTTTCGACTCAACAGCATGATAACTGATGAAAATG TCTATAGTTCCTGGGAAGTGGGAAAACTACACTGTTTTCAGCAGATCAAGGTGCGTTTTAACCACCCAAATGTCCGCTTCTGCGTAATTGGGGATGGATGGGAGGAGTGTGAAGCTGCGCAAGCAATGCGATGGCCATTGGTTAAGATTGATATGCGACCAGGAGGCTCTCACAGGTTTCCAGGGCTCACATTCAGGACCCtcggattttatttttctgttgtaTATGGGAGCTCTGATGCTGAAGATGAAGAGTGA
- the LOC117626998 gene encoding MND1-interacting protein 1 yields MGCTVREKHIRTNRRPRSAKPDFDYCCHIDRASISKSILESGLKPFNHHLGSNNDSTQNPKSSPSPNSNFDESGWGYCTEEQLEEILLKNLEFLYNEAISKLVALGYDEDAALKAILRNGHCYGGMDVLTNILHNSLAYLNSNCGSSNGKSDEAEPVFADLRQLEEYSLAGMVCMLQQVRPHLSKGDAMWCLLMSDLHVGRASTMEIPVLPGGGIENSSSISTSVESGSNGNHSVGVMAPALCRFHGGWGFGNGGSSEFPVHGFFSYGAELTLQRDIECPKRFNLSPSMKSLLKRNVAIFAAGFRANSKQLNAQPQACLSNLASGDTPVALGSEVPVQQSEKTRNSKNQEVVNSVMSKFRDLNLDENLEFVGEDQKNEVIVNLLHQVEELEKQVKDRKEWAHQKAMQAATKLSHDLAELKMLRLEREETQRLKKGKQTLEDSTMKRLSEMENALRKASGQVDRANAAVRRLETENAEIRAEMEASKLSASESVLTCLEVAKREKKCLKRMLAWEKQKIKLQEEIAEEKEKISELQQHLAQMKHDQKEAEVKWGQELKAKEEALAQVEEERRAKEAAEASNKRKLEALRLKIEIDFQRHKDDLQRLEQELSRLKISAQSTELLHPSNALPKAISEGAKPQGETIAKLLRELDNLENSSEKEVSCDRECIICMKDEVSVVFLPCAHQVLCANCNDDYGKKGKATCPCCRAPIEHRIRVFGASS; encoded by the exons ATGGGTTGCACTGTGAGAGAGAAGCACATCCGTACAAATCGTAGGCCCCGATCTGCAAAACCCGATTTCGATTATTGTTGCCATATTGATAGAGCATCAATCTCTAAATCCATACTCGAATCGGGTCTCAAACCATTCAATCACCATCTGGGTTCCAACAACGATTCCACCCAGAACCCTAAATCAAGCCCAAGCCCCAACTCCAATTTCGATGAGAGTGGGTGGGGTTACTGCACTGAGGAACAATTAGAAGAAATTCTTTTGAAGAATTTAGAATTTTTGTACAATGAGGCTATTTCTAAGCTAGTTGCATTGGGTTATGATGAGGATGCTGCGCTTAAAGCGATATTGAGAAATGGGCACTGCTATGGTGGCATGGATGTGCTGACCAACATTTTGCATAACTCATTGGCTTATTTGAATAGTAATTGTGGTAGCAGTAATGGGAAGTCAGATGAGGCTGAGCCCGTTTTTGCTGACTTGAGGCAGTTAGAGGAGTACTCGCTTGCGGGTATGGTGTGTATGTTGCAGCAAGTTAGACCACATTTGAGTAAAGGTGATGCCATGTGGTGTTTGCTTATGAGTGATCTTCATGTGGGTCGAGCAAGTACTATGGAAATTCCTGTGCTTCCCGGAGGAGGTATTGAAAATAGTAGTTCGATATCTACTAGTGTTGAGTCTGGTAGTAATGGTAACCATTCAGTTGGTGTTATGGCTCCGGCTCTTTGTAGGTTTCATGGTGGTTGGGGGTTTGGAAATGGGGGAAGTTCAGAGTTTCCTGTTCATGGGTTTTTCTCTTATGGTGCTGAGTTGACTTTGCAAAGGGATATTGAGTGTCCCAAGAGGTTTAACCTTTCTCCTTCAATGAAGTCATTGTTGAAAAGGAATGTTGCAATATTTGCAGCTGGTTTTCGAGCAAACTCAAAACAGTTAAATGCACAACCACAGGCTTGCCTGAGTAATTTGGCGAGTGGGGATACCCCGGTTGCACTGGGGTCTGAAGTTCCGGTTCAGCAGTCTGAGAAAACACGAAATTCGAAGAACCAGGAGGTGGTTAACTCAGTGATGAGTAAGTTTCGTGATTTGAATCTTGATGAGAATTTAGAGTTTGTGGGGGAAGATCAAAAGAATGAGGTGATAGTAAATCTTCTTCATCAGGTTGAAGAGCTTGAGAAGCAAGTTAAGGACCGGAAGGAGTGGGCCCACCAAAAGGCTATGCAAGCTGCAACAAAGCTCAGCCATGACCTGGCAGAGCTTAAAATGCTGAGGCTTGAAAGGGAGGAGACTCAAAGGTTGAAGAAAGGGAAACAAACTCTCGAGGACTCAACTATGAAGAGACTATCGGAGATGGAGAATGCATTAAGAAAGGCCAGTGGTCAAGTGGACAGGGCAAATGCAGCTGTGAGACGGCTTGAGACTGAGAATGCAGAAATTAGAGCAGAGATGGAGGCTTCTAAACTGAGTGCTTCAGAGTCAGTCTTAACCTGTTTGGAGGTTGCAAAGAGGGAGAAAAAGTGCCTGAAGAGGATGTTGGCATgggagaaacaaaaaattaaactgCAGGAAGAGATTGcagaggagaaagagaagatttCAGAATTGCAACAACATTTGGCTCAGATGAAGCATGATCAGAAAGAAGCTGAG GTGAAATGGGGGCAGGAGCTGAAGGCTAAGGAGGAAGCCTTAGCACAAGTGGAAGAGGAACGACGTGCTAAGGAAGCAGCTGAGGCTAGTAATAAACGAAAGCTTGAGGCTCTGCGCCTAAAGATAGAAATAGATTTCCAGCGTCACAAGGATGACCTCCAAAGACTTGAGCAGGAACTCTCACGCCTAAAAATATCTGCCCAGTCTACCGAATTGCTTCATCCATCAAATGCTTTGCCAAAAGCAATTTCTGAGGGTGCAAAACCCCAAGGAGAAACTATTGCTAAGCTGCTTCGTGAATTAGATAACCTGGAGAATTCATCAGAGAAAGAAGTCAGCTGTGATAGGGAATGCATAATTTGTATGAAAGACGAAGTCTCCGTTGTTTTCCTGCCATGTGCTCATCAAGTTCTTTGTGCCAATTGCAATGATGATTATGGGAAAAAAGGTAAAGCGACCTGCCCATGTTGCCGGGCTCCCATTGAACATAGGATTCGTGTTTTTGGTGCAAGTTCTTAG
- the LOC117626999 gene encoding aluminum-activated malate transporter 12-like gives MFPKVHAGMEMDDTNSGKSKGNAEKSLRILVDKMRRFPGLVWQTVWKVGRQDPRRVFHALKVGLSLTLVSLLYLIQPLYVGIGQNAIWAVMTVVVVLEFTAGATLCKGLNRGLGTLIAGSLAFFIEYVATKSGQTSRAIFIGAAVFLIGSAATYMRFFPYIRKNYDYGIVIFLLTFNLITVSSYRVDNVLKIAHERFYTIAIGCGICLLMSLLVFPNWSGEELHNSTVFKLEGLARAIEACVNEYFSDAEKEVSGDQSTEDPIYDGYKAVLDSKSMDETMALHASWEPRHSRHCYRFPWQRYVKLGNVLRHFGYTVVALHGCIRTEIQTPRSVRALFKDPSIRLAGEVSKGLRELASSIRNRRHCSPEILSDHLHEALQDLNTAIKSQPRLFLGANSNQATNMLALAAAHATQKQGVSLSSVKTDSSALLDWKNKRTTEQSKEPERKFLRPQVSKIAITSLEFSEALPFAAFASLLVETVAKLDNVITEVEELGRIACFKEYQHGVEDIVVTCEKPPVNPAQNQLPSHGAD, from the exons ATGTTTCCCAAAGTTCATGCAGGCATGGAAATGGATGACACAAATTCTGGAAAAAGTAAAGGGAATGCAGAAAAGAGTTTGCGAATTCTTGTTGATAAGATGAGGCGATTTCCGGGTTTGGTTTGGCAGACAGTGTGGAAGGTGGGACGACAGGACCCAAGAAGGGTGTTCCATGCTTTGAAAGTTGGCTTGTCTTTGACACTGGTTTCCTTGTTATACCTGATACAGCCGCTGTATGTTGGGATTGGCCAGAATGCCATTTGGGCTGTCATGACTGTGGTTGTTGTGCTAGAGTTCACTGCAG GGGCAACTTTATGCAAAGGACTCAACAGAGGATTGGGAACACTGATAGCTGGATCATTGGCATTTTTCATTGAGTATGTTGCAACTAAATCTGGTCAGACTTCTCGAGCAATTTTCATCGGAGCTGCAGTTTTTCTGATAG GATCTGCAGCTACATACATGAGGTTCTTTCCTTATATTAGGAAGAACTATGACTATGGAATTGTGATATTTCTCTTGACCTTCAACCTGATAACCGTGTCAAGCTACCGCGTTGACAATGTCCTGAAGATTGCACATGAGCGCTTCTACACCATTGCCATAGGCTGTGGTATCTGCCTGCTAATGAGTCTACTGGTATTTCCAAATTGGTCAGGAGAAGAGCTCCATAATTCAACAGTGTTCAAACTTGAAGGCCTAGCTAGAGCTATTGAAG CTTGTGTCAACGAATACTTCAGCGATGCAGAAAAAGAAGTATCCGGAGACCAATCGACGGAGGATCCCATATATGACGGTTATAAGGCTGTTTTGGACTCAAAATCTATGGACGAAACAATG GCGCTACATGCAAGTTGGGAACCAAGGCACTCAAGACACTGCTACAGATTTCCATGGCAGCGGTACGTGAAGTTGGGAAACGTTCTTCGCCATTTTGGCTACACAGTTGTTGCTTTACATGGATGCATACGAACTGAAATTCAG ACACCAAGATCTGTTAGAGCTCTATTCAAGGACCCCAGCATTCGACTTGCGGGAGAAGTATCGAAAGGGCTAAGGGAACTTGCCAGCAGTATAAGAAACCGTCGCCATTGCTCCCCTGAGATACTCTCCGATCATCTCCATGAAGCTTTGCAAGACCTTAACACTGCCATAAAATCACAACCAAGACTGTTCCTAGGCGCCAACAGCAACCAGGCCACCAACATGCTTGCTCTGGCAGCTGCTCACGCCACCCAAAAGCAAGGAGTCTCGCTATCGAGTGTGAAAACCGACAGCTCAGCATTGCTCGACTGGAAAAACAAGAGGACAACCGAGCAGTCAAAGGAGCCGGAGAGGAAATTCTTGAGGCCCCAGGTGAGCAAAATTGCAATCACTAGCCTTGAGTTCTCAGAAGCACTTCCTTTTGCTGCTTTTGCTTCCTTGCTGGTGGAGACTGTGGCAAAGCTTGACAATGTTATTACTGAAGTTGAAGAACTGGGAAGGATTGCATGCTTCAAAGAGTATCAACATGGAGTTGAGGATATTGTTGTGACTTGTGAGAAGCCACCAGTGAATCCTGCTCAAAATCAACTGCCTTCTCATGGGGCTGATTGA
- the LOC117627000 gene encoding uncharacterized protein LOC117627000, translating into MASCFSNHTVCYLWKGRSSPRSLFGWNIGKRKQDELPQTNKYHETDLPFSPSLLGKTFLSGRELKCCYKATIDGFSAANFHNCCDFKGPCAIIGYTNKSFKFGAFNPEGYRSTDDYYDTFDAFLFYWTDNEIADPIVLPKVGGSGAALFDYARGGPQFGADGLLIGPPLAPVMGGFAGPDTNSGIGDLRQAKSRLGLSYAKREDGKESLFGDESRATLKEVEVYCSPQIASLY; encoded by the exons ATGGCTTCTTGCTTCTCAAACCACACTGTATGTTATTTGTGGAAGGGAAGAAGCAGCCCACGTAGCTTGTTTGGGTGGAACATAGGCAAGAGAAAACAGGATGAATTGCCACAGACCAACAAGTACCATGAAACTGATCTTCCATTCTCTCCTTCTCTGCTTGGCAAAACTTTCTTAAGTG GTAGGGAACTGAAGTGTTGCTATAAGGCCACCATTGATGGATTTAGTGCAGCTAATTTCCACAACTGCTGTGATTTCAAGGGGCCATGCGCCATAATTGGCTACACAAACAAGTCGTTCAAGTTTGGGGCATTCAACCCTGAAGGCTACAGAAGCACAGATGATTACTATGACACTTTTGATGCATTCCTCTTCTACTGGACAGATAATGAAATAGCTGACCCAATTGTGCTACCCAAAGTAGGAGGCAGTGGTGCAGCCCTTTTCGATTATGCTCGGGGCGGGCCACAATTTGGGGCCGATGGGCTGCTTATCGGGCCACCTCTAGCGCCGGTTATGGGGGGTTTTGCAGGTCCGGATACTAATTCGGGTATTGGTGATTTAAGGCAAGCCAAATCTAGATTAGGATTGTCATATGCAAAGAGGGAAGATGGGAAGGAGTCACTTTTTGGGGATGAGTCTAGAGCAACCCTTAAAGAAGTTGAAGTTTATTGTAGCCCTCAAATTGCAAGCTTGTACTAA